The genomic window ATCATGGTGTGTGGACAATCTATGCTGACTTGATAATATTTTATCTAGATGGAGATAATCTCCGTAAGACATTGATTTTTGAAAATCTGTTTGTATTTCTTTTTCTAGCCCCATACTTACATTCTGTTCATTGTTATTTATGTTGTTCATACCCAATCCCCATTCTTTTCTTATATACTTAGCTGATCTAGGAAAAATCTCAATACTACTTATTCTGTCAATCTATTCTATATTCTCTTTCAGAAAAACATCCGATTCCTGTGATGACTTTTCGTTCATATTTCTTTTTTTCCAAATATAATAAACAATAGATAAAAACAGTAACCATGGAATCCCGAATTGAAGCATAATCTTGAAATCTGTAAACCATGTTGTAATTGATAAACTAAATAGAAGAAACGCACCTAATATCGTTAAATATGGAAAACCCAGCATTCTAACAGGTAATTTACGTCCGCCCATTTTCTCCCACTTTCTTCTGAAAAACAAATGAGAAACAAACACCATAAACCATGTGAATATAGCACCAAACATGGAAATTCCCATCATTAATGCATAGGATGAACCCGGAAGCAGCGCATTAACTCCTGCAGCAATAAAAATCCCAAGAGTTGAAACGGCAAGGGCTCTTGTCGGAACTCCTTTTTTGTTAATTTTCCCTAAAAAAGCTGGTGCAAAGTTCCCCCTTGATAATGAAAACATCATGCGTGTTGAAGCATATAGCTGGCTATTCATAGCTGATAGTGCAGCTGTTAATATGATAAAATTCATAATTCCAGATGCACCTGGAATGTTCAAGATTTCCATTACTTTTACAAAAGGACTTTTATCGACTGACGCTGATTGCCATGGAACAATCATTAACATGATGCCAATTGTGAGCACATAGAATGTAGACAAACGGAATACAGTTGCTTTCAATGCTTTTGGCACCGCAATGTCTGGGTCCTTTGCTTCCCCTGATGTAACCGCTATCATTTCTGTTCCTAAAAAGCTGAATAGAGAAATAAAAATAGCAACCCACATCCCCCACCAGCCAAACGGCATAAAACCTCCGTCATTCACAATATTTTCTGGACCTATATCCGGCTGTCCAGATGCACCGAATAGAACATAGGAACCAAGTAGAATGAAACCAACAATTGCGCTAATTTTTATCATGGAGAACCAATACTCAAATGTAGCAAATGTGTTTACACTAGTAGCGTTGACATAAATCAATACAGCTGCAAAAAACAAAATCCATACGAAGCCAGGCACATCAGGAAACCAGTATTTCATATACACTGCTATTGCACTTACTTCTACCCCAACAGCAAGGACATTGGCTACCCAATATGAATAACGAACAAGAAAGCCTGCCATTGGATTAATGTATTTTTCAGAAATTGTTCCAAAAGATCCTGAGGTAGGATGGGCGACCGTCATTTCAGCTAAACATCCCATTAAAAGTAATACGATAAATGCACCTAACCCATAACTGAGCAAAACACTGGGACCTGCTGTTTTAATGGCTAGCCCGCTTCCAAGGAACAGCCCTGTTCCGATGGCACACCCCATAGCAATCATCGTAAGCTGGCTTGTTTTTAAATCACGCTTTAGTTCCGGTTCATTTTGATTATTCAATTGAGTATTGTTGTTCTCCATATTCATCCCCCTTTTTACCCAATGACTTTATCCAATAATTATAGGATCACCATTTTATTTAGCGCGGGCTAACCTGGAACTGATTCGTTCAACTATTCATCAGGAGATTAATCCTCATCTGACGGAAGTTTCACTTTATGCCACTACTTCACGTTTATTCTCAAATTTTTCATATTGTTTATCTGACATGATTTTTTTGAGAATTTGTACCACTTCCCAAGTTTCCTTGTAAGAAGTATACAATGCAACTGGAGCAAGACGAATGATGTTAGGTGCACGGAAGTCGGGAATCACACCGTTATCTTTTAATGCCTTGCAAATGCGTGCAGCTTCTTCATGTTCAAGGCTCACATGACCTCCACGACGTATGTCCTCTCTAGGATTACCTATGACAAACCCGTAGTCTTTTAACTCATATTCAATTAAGTTCATTAAATATCGATTAATTTCAAGAGACTTTTCACGAATATTTTTAATACCAGCTTCTTTAAAAATTTCTAAAGATCCAATTAAAGGTGCAAGGCTTAACACATGGGGCGTCCCAATTTGATAGGCTCCTGCTGATTCAGCTGGCGTTAACGTATGTTCCATGTCAAATTGTTTATCTTTTCTAGAGCCGAACCATCCAGCCAATCCAGGCTTCGTTCCAAAATGTTTACGGTTCACATATAAGCCGCCAACACATCCAGGTCCTCCGTTTAAATGTTTATAATTGCACCAATACGCAAAGTCCACTCCCCATTCACTAAACGAATGTGGAATCGCACCTATCGAATGACATCCGTCAAATCCAATTAAAATACCCCGTTTCTGTGCTTCTGCTGTTAATCGTTTCATATTTAATATTTGACCGCTCCGATAAAGTACGGTTGGCAATATAACCAAAGCAATATCATCGGTCATCGCTTCAATAATATCGGCTTCTTCTAAAAATCGGCCATCCTTGCTTTTTACACGTATTAGATGGGTTTCTGGATCGTATCCATGCGTGCGGAGCTGGCTTTGAAGGGCATAAAT from Bacillus sp. F19 includes these protein-coding regions:
- a CDS encoding amino acid permease, which translates into the protein MENNNTQLNNQNEPELKRDLKTSQLTMIAMGCAIGTGLFLGSGLAIKTAGPSVLLSYGLGAFIVLLLMGCLAEMTVAHPTSGSFGTISEKYINPMAGFLVRYSYWVANVLAVGVEVSAIAVYMKYWFPDVPGFVWILFFAAVLIYVNATSVNTFATFEYWFSMIKISAIVGFILLGSYVLFGASGQPDIGPENIVNDGGFMPFGWWGMWVAIFISLFSFLGTEMIAVTSGEAKDPDIAVPKALKATVFRLSTFYVLTIGIMLMIVPWQSASVDKSPFVKVMEILNIPGASGIMNFIILTAALSAMNSQLYASTRMMFSLSRGNFAPAFLGKINKKGVPTRALAVSTLGIFIAAGVNALLPGSSYALMMGISMFGAIFTWFMVFVSHLFFRRKWEKMGGRKLPVRMLGFPYLTILGAFLLFSLSITTWFTDFKIMLQFGIPWLLFLSIVYYIWKKRNMNEKSSQESDVFLKENIE
- the kynU gene encoding kynureninase; protein product: MLFDSFHSTLEYAKQLDKEDALSGYREEFYLKSGSIYMDGNSLGLLSKRAERTLLESLDDWKEHGIDGWTQGKHPWFSLSEKLGEMSATLVGALPEEVIVTGSTTVNLHQLVATFYKPQGERTKILADELTFPSDIYALQSQLRTHGYDPETHLIRVKSKDGRFLEEADIIEAMTDDIALVILPTVLYRSGQILNMKRLTAEAQKRGILIGFDGCHSIGAIPHSFSEWGVDFAYWCNYKHLNGGPGCVGGLYVNRKHFGTKPGLAGWFGSRKDKQFDMEHTLTPAESAGAYQIGTPHVLSLAPLIGSLEIFKEAGIKNIREKSLEINRYLMNLIEYELKDYGFVIGNPREDIRRGGHVSLEHEEAARICKALKDNGVIPDFRAPNIIRLAPVALYTSYKETWEVVQILKKIMSDKQYEKFENKREVVA